From the Prunus dulcis chromosome 4, ALMONDv2, whole genome shotgun sequence genome, one window contains:
- the LOC117625290 gene encoding zingipain-2-like: protein MALLITNQGQTICLAFFLVLKASCSRQLYGEEKNMFQRFEEWMTKHGRVYKDAQEELRYDIFKSNVEFIEAFNKNKDGRKYTLSINKFADRKNEELRAMRNGYNVRQHLSKEVITSNSMKVSPNTFFKYANVTVVPLSWDWTTSAVTPVKDQGYDCGSCWAFATVAVVEGLNSIMTGNLISLSEQEIIDCTTSFEDDGCHGGFVEKAFEYMIQRKMSLSTEDGYPYKAVDGGVCLDDFNNNVASGAITITGYKQVPQNNEIALLLTVANQPVSVYIDAEAEEFKHYSGGVYTGPCGTNLTHAVTIVGYDTTEDDEKYWLIKNSWGEEWGESGYMRIQRDFDANEGLCGIAMGAFYPTV from the exons ATGGCTCTGCTCATCACAAACCAAGGCCAAACCATCTGTTTGGCCTTTTTTCTTGTGCTCAAAGCATCTTGTAGTCGCCAGCTTTATGGCgaagaaaaaaacatgttCCAGAGGTTTGAGGAGTGGATGACTAAACATGGACGAGTGTATAAGGATGCACAGGAGGAGCTGCGCTACGACATTTTCAAGTCCAATGTGGAATTTATAGAAGCTTTTAACAAGAACAAGGACGGAAGGAAGTACACACTAAGCATCAATAAGTTTGCGGATCGCAAGAATGAGGAACTTCGAGCAATGCGTAATGGATACAATGTGAGGCAGCATCTCTCCAAAGAAGTGATCACCTCCAACTCCATGAAAGTAAGTCCAAATACATTTTTCAAATATGCAAATGTAACCGTGGTGCCACTTTCCTGGGATTGGACTACAAGTGCTGTAACCCCGGTCAAGGACCAAGGATATGATTGTG GGAGTTGTTGGGCGTTCGCAACAGTGGCAGTTGTAGAAGGGCTTAACTCTATTATGACAGGAAACTTAATTTCGCTATCAGAACAAGAGATTATCGATTGTACAACTAGTTTCGAAGATGATGGCTGCCATGGTGGTTTTGTGGAGAAAGCCTTCGAATACATGATCCAACGCAAAATGAGCCTGTCAACTGAAGATGGCTACCCTTACAAGGCTGTAGATGGTGGCGTTTGCTTGGATGACTTCAATAATAATGTTGCCTCCGGTGCCATAACTATAACCGGGTACAAGCAAGTGCCTCAAAACAACGAAATTGCTTTGTTGCTGACTGTTGCCAACCAGCCAGTTTCAGTTTATATTGATGCAGAAGCAGAAGAGTTCAAACATTATTCGGGTGGCGTGTACACTGGACCATGTGGTACAAACTTAACCCATGCTGTTACTATAGTTGGATATGATACTACTGAGGATGATGAGAAGTATTGGCTTATCAAAAATTCTTGGGGAGAAGAATGGGGGGAGAGTGGATACATGAGGATTCAAAGAGACTTTGATGCCAATGAAGGACTATGTGGTATTGCTATGGGAGCTTTTTATCCAACCGTATGA
- the LOC117623798 gene encoding NAC domain-containing protein JA2-like, translated as MGGYQVPVGYRFTPSEEELLLHYLLPRVNGNDYPKGVVPDCDLYGTKEPWEIWRDFHHSSPDDQEDIYVFTTLKKKTPNGSRFCRTVGVTGTGVWKGEDSGKKIRACGNDIGIRKRFRYMNPGSPHDDRWIMLEFQLDESLKETSGKSKLEERQNHEVDLPSSGEIQAQHVHDDQQQHIDASTEDQLFLEDYLMNDVEGEHDTMVNPSLLCTVRSAGHEY; from the exons ATGGGTGGCTATCAAGTTCCAGTTGGGTACAGGTTCACGCCTTCAGAAGAAGAACTACTTCTTCACTACCTTCTCCCCAGAGTGAATGGAAACGACTATCCTAAAGGTGTTGTTCCTGACTGCGATCTCTACGGTACAAAAGAACCATGGGAGATATGGAGAGATTTCCACCACTCATCACCAGATGATCAAGAAGACATCTACGTCTTCACCACACTCAAGAAGAAGACTCCGAACGGCTCGCGGTTTTGCCGAACAGTTGGTGTCACGGGTACCGGAGTGTGGAAAGGAGAAGACTCCGGCAAGAAAATACGTGCTTGTGGGAATGATATTGGCATCAGAAAACGATTTCGGTACATGAACCCTGGCTCGCCCCATGATGACCGTTGGATCATGCTTGAGTTCCAGCTTGATGAATCTCTC aaagaaacatcgGGCAAAAGCAAATTAGAAGAACGACAAAATCATGAAGTTGACCTGCCTTCCAGTGGAGAAATCCAGGCCCAGCATGTGCATGATGATCAGCAGCAACATATTGACGCAAGTACTGAAGATCAACTTTTTTTGGAAGATTACCTTATGAACGATGTCGAGGGTGAACATGACACCATGGTTAATCCAAGTTTGCT TTGCACAGTACGGTCAGCAGGGCACGAGTATTGA